A region of Asterias amurensis chromosome 20, ASM3211899v1 DNA encodes the following proteins:
- the LOC139952616 gene encoding CD209 antigen-like protein A: MHDADVTWEEGRQICVELGGVIVVPQSEKELQHLINMCSCQWPWFWIGCNDIDAEGTWVCLGEGTIDVQDKRWMSGQPDNYKGNQDCAVGRDAGWNDGHCGNTRKLICQRPVTPALLLL, translated from the exons ATGCATGATGCCGACGTTACATGGGAAGAGGGCAGGCAGATTTGTGTTGAGTTGGGTGGGGTGATTGTTGTCCCTCAATCCGAAAAAGAGTTACAACACCTCATCAACATGTGCAGCTGCCAATGGCCATGGTTCTGGATTGGTTGCAACGACATTGACGCCGAAG GTACCTGGGTGTGTTTGGGTGAAGGTACTATTGACGTGCAGGACAAGAGATGGATGAGCGGTCAGCCAGATAATTACAAAGGCAACCAAGACTGCGCTGTAGGCAGGGATGCAGGCTGGAATGATGGGCATTGTGGAAACACACGCAAGTTAATCTGTCAGCGCCCTGTTACACCAGCACTGTTGCTTCTGTAA